A section of the Harmonia axyridis chromosome 2, icHarAxyr1.1, whole genome shotgun sequence genome encodes:
- the LOC123673541 gene encoding alanine--glyoxylate aminotransferase 2, mitochondrial — protein MDRYLIRTFSSYLHSPRTSFKPSPYKGPSVEEISLIRKNNVNPVLKPLYQKPLLLHQGHMQWLYDKDGKKYLDMFGGICTVSVGHCHPRISEAVKHQFDMLGHVSNLYHNPKLFEYSKRLAEKMPGDLKVVYLLNSGSEANDLAILLARLYTKNNEILSLKNCYHGMSYQTMGLTSLAQYKYTVVPPAGIHSVMNPDVFRGPWGGSNCRDSVSQTSRECSCQLDQCEACDKYISVLKNEFQSVVPSGKLAAFFAESIQGVGGTVQFPKNYIKEAYRIVKENNGLFISDEVQTGFGRTGEHFWGFEGHGIIPDIVTMAKGIGNGYPLAAVVTTKEIGDALTNASHFNTFGGGAIASAVGLAVLDIIEEEKLQENCSVVGTYLLNGLTEMKKRIPYIGDVRGKGLMIGVEMMEKDNKLKPLCPKKFGLFFERCREMGLLIGIGGHDKNVVRIKPPMCITKEDADFTLSVMEEALSAIDN, from the exons ATGGACAGATATCTAATAAGAACATTTTCTTCATATCTTCATTCACCTAGGACTTCTTTCAAACCAAGCCCTTACAAG GGCCCATCGGTTGAAGAAATATCATTGATTAGGAAAAATAATGTGAATCCTGTTTTGAAACCCCTTTATCAAAAACCATTGCTCCTTCATCAAGGTCATATGCAGTGGTTGTACGATAAAGATGGTAAGAAATACTTGGACATGTTTGGAGGAATTTGTACAGTTTCTGTGGGACATTGTCATCC gaGAATTTCTGAAGCTGTTAAACATCAATTTGATATGCTAGGTCATGTATCAAATCTTTATCATAATccgaaattatttgaatattctaaaAGATTGGCTGAAAAAATGCCTGGAGATCTGAAA GTAGTTTATTTGTTGAACAGTGGATCAGAAGCCAATGATTTAGCGATTCTTCTGGCAAgattatatacaaaaaataacgaaatactATCTCTTAAAAATTGTTACCATGGAATGTCATATCAAACTATGGGTTTAACGTCTCTGGCTCAATATAAATATACCGTTGTGCCACCTGCAGGTATTCATTCC gtTATGAATCCAGATGTATTTAGAGGACCTTGGGGAGGATCTAATTGCAGGGATAGCGTATCGCAAACCTCAAGAGAATGTTCATGTCAACTAGACCAATGCGAAGCTTGCGACAAGTATATCTCTGTATTGAAAAACGAATTCCAAAGTGTGGTACCATCAGGAAAACTTGCAGCGTTTTTTGCTGAATCAATACAAGGTGTTGGAGGAACTGtgcaatttccaaaaaattacataaaggaGGCTTATCGGATAGTGAAGGAGAATAACGGACTATTCATATCAGATGAG GTACAAACTGGGTTTGGTCGGACCGGAGAACATTTTTGGGGTTTCGAAGGTCATGGTATTATTCCAGACATAGTGACAATGGCAAAAGGAATAGGAAATGGATATCCCTTAGCCGCAGTAGTGACAACTAAAGAAATTGGGGATGCACTGACGAATGCATCTCATTTCAATACTTTCGGAGGAGGAGCTATAGCATCTGCTGTCGGCTTGGCTGTTTTGGAT atcattgaGGAAGAGAAGCTGCAAGAAAACTGTAGTGTTGTTGGCACTTATTTGCTAAATGGATTAAcagaaatgaagaagagaatacCGTATATCGGTGACGTGAGAGGCAAAGGCCTAATGATAGGTGTTGAAATGATGGAGAAAGATAACAAACTGAAGCCGTTATGTCCTAAAAAATTTGGTCTGTTTTTCGAAAGATGCAGAGAAATGGGTCTGTTGATTGGTATTGGAGGACATGATAAAAAT GTTGTACGGATTAAACCACCAATGTGTATCACTAAAGAAGATGCTGATTTCACTCTTTCAGTCATGGAAGAAGCTTTGTCAGCTATTGATAATTAA